The Lewinella sp. 4G2 nucleotide sequence CTAGTTGCTGCTGTGGATCTCAACCAAGATGTCCGGCCAAAACGTCAGACCTCAGTCACACTGGCACCCAAGTTCAGAGAGGAGTGCAGCGTGGTTATCCAGGAGCTGATTGGTTAATTCGGACAATTGCTGGTAGTGCGCAGCCAAAATTTCGGCGTCCGCACAGGGGGAGGTGATCTTTTCACTCTTGTAGTCAAAAAGCATCCTAGACGATTTGATGAGGCCAGCTAATTCATCGGCGCGTTGCTGGTGGGAGGCGATGCGGTCCCGCTTTTCTTCCTTCCGCTGGGCGAACGCAATCTTGGCCAGCGTCAGTTCTTCTTGGTCCGAGAAATCTCTCCTGATGATATCGCGGGGATCTACGGCGAATAACTTACTGATCCTTAGCGTCTTGCAAATGCTGGGTTCCGCCAGACCACTCTCGTAGCTGGCGATGTTGCCCCGATTTAGATTGAGCCGCTGAGCAAGTTCAGATTGTGACCAGCCTGCTGCTTTACGCAGGATCCGCAGATTCGAGGCTAGAAAGTTTGGCAGCCTGATGGGTTCAGTTGATGTGGTAGCAGTGGTAGTCATGGTTCCCGAGCTGTTGTGATATCATTTACACCGCGAGGAAGGCCAAGGTTGAAATTTGTCAATTTTTTTTACGTTTCCGCTTCATGCCAGCTAGAATGGAATAGTTATTGCATAATTCTTTGTGCATAAAGTGAGGAGCTATTGCCATTTTAGGTGTTCGCCCTTACTTTTGTAAAAAATATTAACAAGTGAAGAAGAAAGTCATCAAAGCCACCAAAAAGCAACAACGGGAAATCCAGGAGTTG carries:
- a CDS encoding helix-turn-helix domain-containing protein, yielding MTTTATTSTEPIRLPNFLASNLRILRKAAGWSQSELAQRLNLNRGNIASYESGLAEPSICKTLRISKLFAVDPRDIIRRDFSDQEELTLAKIAFAQRKEEKRDRIASHQQRADELAGLIKSSRMLFDYKSEKITSPCADAEILAAHYQQLSELTNQLLDNHAALLSELGCQCD